From Humisphaera borealis, the proteins below share one genomic window:
- the pilO gene encoding type IV pilus inner membrane component PilO produces MKLGMREMLFVVAMLGLLAASYFLVFTKQDAKRSDKVQQRDTKRAALHELDRATASVHDVDKKIKELQAATAFFESKLPQAKEMDKVLKEIWQLADANGLRTQTVKTPRSVKMAGYSEQMLELNLAGDFKGFYEFMLQLEKLPRLTKVTKMNLTKITDKDGEMQASLTMSIYFEPDTGVAVSSAQ; encoded by the coding sequence ATGAAACTGGGCATGCGAGAAATGCTGTTCGTTGTTGCGATGCTCGGCCTCCTCGCCGCGTCGTACTTCCTGGTCTTCACCAAGCAGGACGCCAAGCGGTCCGACAAGGTGCAGCAGCGCGACACCAAGCGCGCCGCGCTCCACGAACTCGACCGCGCCACCGCGAGCGTTCATGACGTGGACAAAAAGATCAAGGAGCTCCAGGCCGCGACGGCGTTCTTCGAATCGAAGCTGCCGCAGGCCAAGGAGATGGACAAGGTCCTCAAGGAAATCTGGCAGCTCGCCGACGCCAACGGACTGCGAACCCAGACCGTCAAGACCCCCCGCAGCGTCAAGATGGCCGGTTACAGCGAACAGATGCTTGAGTTGAACCTGGCCGGCGATTTCAAGGGGTTCTACGAGTTCATGTTGCAGCTCGAAAAGCTCCCCCGGCTGACCAAGGTCACCAAGATGAATCTGACCAAGATCACCGACAAGGACGGCGAGATGCAGGCGTCGCTCACGATGAGCATCTATTTCGAACCTGACACCGGCGTGGCCGTCAGCAGCGCGCAGTAA
- a CDS encoding PilN domain-containing protein encodes MSSPNELSFLPEDYLERKARKRANLLCGALSIIVMGTIGSAFALSERSMRGLDNELADVESKYAQAASQIEAVKQMHAKQRQIVQHAELAAALVERVPRSNVLAEFTNSLPAGVSLLDLALEAKPKVNPTAQAATAFDRKATAAVATKKNAAPEAPKYDVYIKLTGVAENDIQVSQFITKLNRSKLLKEVNLVITDTFSKDKNNESTLRRFQLEMMINPAAEVQDAAAAAQ; translated from the coding sequence ATGAGCTCGCCCAATGAACTGAGCTTCCTTCCCGAGGACTACCTGGAGCGTAAGGCACGCAAGCGCGCCAACCTCCTCTGCGGTGCACTCTCGATCATCGTCATGGGCACCATCGGCAGCGCCTTCGCCCTGAGCGAACGCTCCATGCGCGGCCTCGACAACGAGCTGGCGGACGTCGAATCCAAGTACGCGCAGGCGGCCAGCCAGATCGAGGCCGTCAAACAGATGCACGCCAAGCAGCGGCAGATCGTCCAACACGCCGAGTTGGCCGCGGCGCTGGTCGAACGCGTCCCGCGGAGCAACGTCCTGGCGGAGTTTACGAACTCGCTGCCGGCGGGCGTCTCGCTGCTGGACCTGGCGCTCGAAGCCAAGCCCAAGGTGAACCCGACCGCTCAGGCCGCAACGGCATTCGATCGCAAGGCGACCGCCGCCGTTGCCACCAAGAAGAACGCAGCACCCGAAGCACCCAAGTACGACGTGTACATCAAGCTGACGGGTGTCGCTGAGAACGACATACAGGTGTCGCAGTTCATCACAAAGCTGAACCGGTCCAAGCTGCTCAAGGAAGTCAACCTCGTGATCACCGACACCTTCAGCAAAGACAAGAACAACGAATCGACGCTGCGGCGATTCCAGCTGGAAATGATGATCAACCCTGCCGCCGAAGTGCAGGACGCAGCGGCCGCAGCACAGTGA